The following coding sequences lie in one Pungitius pungitius chromosome 18, fPunPun2.1, whole genome shotgun sequence genomic window:
- the ank1b gene encoding ankyrin-1 isoform X8 encodes MAQAAKQLRKTKDLAEAAAQEQREKEEEKIKKRNRSRDRRRKADASTSFLRAARSGNLDKAHDHLKNGISINIANQNGLNGLHLASKEGHVKMVLELLHSGIELEATTKKGNTALHIAALAGQEKVVAELVNYGANVNAQSHKGFSPLYMAAQENHLEVVKFLLENGANQSLPTEDGFTPLAVALQQGHENVVALLINYGTKGKVRLPALHIAARNDDTRTAAVLLQNDPNADVLSKTGFTPLHIAAHYENMSVAQLLLNRGANVNFTPKNGITPIHIASRRGNVMMVRLLLDRGAQIDAVTKDELTPLHCAARNGHARIIEILLEHGAPIQAKTKNGLSPIHMSAQGDHMDCVRQLLQYNAEIDDITLDHLTPLHVAAHCGHHRMAKFLLDKGAKANARALNGFTPLHIACKKNHMRSMDLLLKHSASLEAVTESGLTPLHVAAFMGHLNIVKNLLQRGASPNASNVKVETPLHMASRAGHCEVAQFLLQNTAQADARAKDDQTPLHCAARMGHKELVKMLLEHKASPDSATTAGHTPLHISAREGHIHTIRILLDAGAQQTKMTKKGFTPLHVASKYGKVDVAELLLERGANPNAAGKNGLTPLHVAVHHNNLDVVRLLVSKGGSAHSTARNGYTSLHIAAKQNQIEVASCLLQNGATPNVESLQGITPLHLASQEGRPDMVALLISKQANVNLGNKSGLTPLHLVAQEGHVGIADTLVKQGASVYAASRMGYTPLHVACHYGNIKMVKFLLQQQAHVNSKTRMGYTPLHQAAQQGHTDIVTMLLKHGAHPNEITSNGTSPLGIAKRLGYISVIDVLKLVTEESVSAITTEKHRMSFPETVDEILDVSEDEGVTQLTLGDELLGMDGARYLKLDDFKDQDDDFLSPKKSLRDFEGGLGTTPYSPAIPRIPCVSPETVLLDQHTPVPLPKEYDDDSLIPSSPATETSDNVSPVASPIHTGFLVSFMVDARGGSMRGSRHHGLRVIIPPRTCTAPTRITCRLVKPQKLTTPPPLVEGEGLASRIISLGPSSMQFLGPVIVEIPHFASLGRGDRELVVLRSENGAVWKEHRNRYGDEVLETILNGMDEDLESHDELEKKRIRRIISTDFPLYFAVVSRIQQESELIGPEGGRLTSKLVPRVEAIFPETAVTKRVRLGLQAQPIPDEMLTRHLGNQATFSPVVTIEPRRRKFHRPIGLRIPLPPSWRESPRDAGEGDTTSLRLLCSVIGGTAPAQWEDITGTTKLMYAHSCANFTTNVSARFWLADCPRTAEAVTFANLLYRELMAVPYMAKFVIFAKMNEAREGRLRCYCMTDDKMDKTLELHENFSEVARSRDIELMEGMPLHLECSGNLVPIRKATQQPRSFSFQAFRDNRLPVSVKVRDSNKEAAGFLSFLRKCTKYEETQHVLCNLNITMPPCVKVAGSEERRRTLTPLALRERYSALNEPGVATVNAMERTELKINIISEQLGLSWAELARELQFGVDDINRIRVENPNSLLEQSSALLNLWASREGKRAKMESLYTALKNIDRADIVTSLEGQVPQAAPGFLEEGACRLGDRDSTLLSPSVLNGQQVYAQRYEMSGVSRALEHNGDNRVVGGGAFQPYLSDKDSLQGCLSSGRGGGGPSLHMAQEALLTPTEEKEDYAAEAQFVDQQGRVLARRVGVDVRKGAQSAQRTSLRRVKH; translated from the exons GCCGATGCATCCACCAGCTTCCTGCGTGCAGCTCGCTCAGGGAACCTGGACAAAGCACATGATCACTTGAAGAATGGGATCAGCATCAATATCGCTAATCAA AATGGTCTCAACGGATTGCACCTGGCCTCTAAAGAAGGTCACGTCAAAATGGTCCTGGAGCTACTACACTCTGGCATTGAGCTGGAAGCCACCACCAAG AAAGGCAACACGGCCCTCCATATCGCAGCACTGGCAGGGCAGGAGAAAGTGGTGGCTGAGCTCGTCAACTACGGTGCCAACGTTAATGCCCAGTCACAT AAAGGGTTCAGTCCTCTATACATGGCAGCACAGGAGAATCACTTAGAGGTGGTAAAGTTCCTGCTGGAGAACGGTGCCAATCAGAGTCTCCCAACCGAG GACGGCTTCACCCCCCTGGCAGTGGCCCTACAGCAGGGCCATGAGAATGTTGTGGCGCTGCTCATCAACTATGGCACCAAGGGCAAGGTGCGCCTCCCCGCACTGCACATAGCCGCGCGGAACGACGACACGCGCACCGCCGCGGTGCTCCTGCAGAACGATCCAAACGCTGATGTTCTCAGCAAG ACTGGTTTCACACCTCTCCATATTGCAGCCCACTATGAGAACATGAGTGTTGCCCAGCTGCTTCTAAACAGAGGAGCCAATGTAAACTTCACCCCGAAG AATGGCATCACACCCATTCATATAGCCTCCAGGAGGGGCAATGTGATGATGGTCAGACTACTGCTGGACAGAGGAGCACAAATTGATGCCGTGACTAAG GATGAGCTGACTCCTCTCCACTGTGCAGCCAGGAACGGCCATGCTCGCATCATTGAGATCCTGCTGGAACACGGTGCTCCCATTCAGGCTAAAACCAAG AACGGTCTGTCCCCCATACACATGTCAGCTCAGGGGGATCACATGGACTGTGTCAGGCAGCTACTGCAGTACAACGCAGAGATTGATGACATCACGCTGGACCATTTAACTCCTCTTCATGTAGCAGCCCACTGTGGTCACCACCGGATGGCCAAATTCCTTCTGGACAAGGGGGCCAAAGCCAATGCTCGAGCTCTg AATGGCTTCACTCCTCTCCATATTGCCTGCAAGAAGAACCACATGCGGTCCATGGACCTGCTGTTAAAGCACTCTGCTTCCCTAGAAGCTGTCACAGAG TCTGGTCTCACTCCTCTTCATGTAGCAGCATTCATGGGCCATCTGAACATAGTAAAGAACCTTCTCCAGAGAGGAGCTTCACCTAATGCTTCCAATGTG AAAGTGGAGACTCCCCTCCACATGGCCTCCAGAGCAGGACACTGTGAAGTTGCCCAATTCCTGCTGCAGAACACGGCACAAGCAGACGCTAGGGCGAAG GATGACCAGACACCTCTACACTGTGCGGCCCGCATGGGCCACAAGGAGCTCGTCAAGATGCTCCTTGAGCACAAGGCCAGCCCCGACTCGGCCACAACTGCAGGACACACGCCTTTACACATCTCTGCACGTGAAGGACATATCCACACTATTCGGATCCTGTTGGATGCTGGGGCACAGCAGACCAAGATGACGAAG AAAGGCTTCACTCCCCTACACGTGGCCTCTAAATACGGGAAGGTGGACGTGGCCGAGCTCCTTCTGGAGAGAGGAGCCAACCCTAACGCAGCTGGGAAG aaCGGTCTGACACCCCTTCATGTGGCCGTCCATCACAACAACCTGGATGTTGTTAGACTCCTGGTCAGCAAGGGAGGATCTGCACACAGCACTGCCCGA AACGGCTACACTTCCCTGCACATAGCAGCCAAGCAGAATCAGATTGAGGTGGCCAGTTGTCTTCTGCAGAACGGGGCAACACCCAATGTCGAGTCCCTCCAAGGCATCACGCCCCTGCACCTGGCCTCGCAGGAGGGGCGGCCGGACATGGTGGCCCTGCTCATCTCCAAACAGGCCAACGTTAATCTGGGAAACAAG AGCGGGTTGACCCCCCTGCATCTCGTGGCTCAGGAAGGTCATGTGGGAATCGCCGACACTTTGGTCAAACAAGGAGCCTCCGTTTATGCTGCTTCACGG ATGGGCTACACGCCCCTTCATGTGGCATGTCACTATGGCAACATCAAGATGGTGAAGTTCCTTCTGCAGCAGCAAGCCCATGTGAATAGCAAGACACGG aTGGGCTACACCCCTCTGCACCAGGCGGCTCAGCAGGGCCATACTGATATTGTCACCATGTTGTTGAAGCACGGAGCCCACCCCAATGAGATCACTTCG AATGGGACGTCTCCGCTGGGTATCGCTAAGCGCCTGGGTTACATCTCTGTCATCGACGTTCTCAAACTGGTCACCGAGGAGTCTGTCTCCGCG ATCACTACAGAGAAGCATCGGATGAGTTTCCCTGAGACAGTAGATGAGATTTTGGATGTTTCAGAGGATGAAG GGGTTACCCAGCTAACTTTAG GGGACGAGTTGCTTGGGATGGATGGAGCACGCTATTTGAAGCTGGATGACTTCAAGGACCAGGACGATGATTTCCTCTCTCCAAAGAAATCCCTTAGAGACTTTGAGGGTGGCCTGGGTACCAC GCCTTACTCTCCTGCTATTCCCAGGATCCCTTGTGTGTCCCCGGAGACCGTACTGCTGGATCAG CACACCCCCGTCCCACTGCCTAAGGAGTATGATGACGACTCTCTCATCCCAAGCAGCCCGGCCACAGAGACGTCAGACAACGTCAGCCCAGTGGCTAGCCCTATTCACACCGG CTTCCTGGTGAGTTTCATGGTGGATGCTCGAGGAGGCTCTATGCGGGGGAGCAGACACCACGGCCTGCGAGTCATCATTCCTCCTCGCACCTGCACGGCACCGACACGCATCACCTGCCGCCTGGTCAAACCTCAGAAACTAACCACGCCTCCTCCGCTGGTGGAAGGGGAGGGGCTCGCTAGCCGAATCATCTCCTTAGGGCCATCTAGTATGCAGTTCCTTGG GCCAGTAATAGTAGAGATCCCTCACTTTGCCTCACTGGGACGAGGAGACCGAGAGCTCGTGGTTCTTCGCAGCGAAAATGGTGCAGTCTGGAAGGAACATCGCAATCGCTATGGTGACGAAGTGCTGGAAACTATTCTGAATGGCATGGATGAAG ACCTGGAGAGTCACGAcgagctggagaagaagagaatCCGCCGGATCATCTCCACCGACTTCCCCCTCTACTTTGCCGTGGTCTCCCGTATCCAGCAGGAGAGCGAACTGATCGGCCCGGAGGGCGGCCGCTTGACCAGTAAGCTGGTGCCCCGTGTGGAGGCCATCTTCCCTGAGACGGCCGTCACCAAGAGAGTGAGACTggggctgcag GCGCAGCCCATCCCTGATGAAATGCTGACTCGCCACCTTGGTAACCAGGCGACCTTCAGCCCAGTGGTCACCATCGAACCGCGGCGGCGCAAATTCCACCGCCCAATCGGGCTGCGCATCCCTTTGCCACCATCCTGGCGGGAGAGTCCTCGGGATGCTGGGGAGGGGGACACCACCAGCTTGCGCCTCCTCTGCAGTGTCATCG GTGGCACAGCACCAGCTCAGTGGGAGGACATCACTGGCACCACCAAGCTAATGTACGCCCACAGCTGTGCCAACTTCACCACCAATGTTTCTGCGAG ATTCTGGCTTGCAGACTGCCCACGCACGGCAGAGGCAGTGACCTTTGCCAATTTGCTGTACCGGGAGCTGATGGCTGTTCCATACATGGCCaagtttgttatttttgctAAGATGAATGAAGCACGAGAGGGACGCTTGCGTTGTTACTGCATGACAGATGACAAGATGGACAAAACACTGGAGCTGCATGAAAACTTCAGCGAAGTGGCCCGCAGTCGAGACATTGAG CTGATGGAGGGCATGCCGCTGCACCTCGAGTGTTCGGGGAACCTCGTGCCCATCAGGAAGGCCACCCAGCAGCCTCGCAGCTTCAGCTTCCAGGCCTTCAGAGACAACCGGCTGCCTGTCTCTGTCAAG GTCAGGGATAGTAACAAGGAGGCTGCTGGGTTTTTGTCCTTTCTGCGGAAGTGCACCAAGTACGAGGAAACACAGCACGTACTGTGTAACCTAAACATAACCATGCCACCCTGTGTCAAG GTTGCTGGAAGCGAGGAGCGCAGGCGAACCTTAACCCCCCTCGCCCTGAGGGAACGCTACAGTGCCCTGAACGAGCCGGGTGTGG CCACAGTGAACGCCATGGAGAGGACTGAGCTCAAGATCAACATCATATCTGAACAGCTCGGTTTGAGCTGGGCAG AGTTGGCACGTGAGCTTCAGTTCGGCGTGGACGACATCAACAGGATTCGTGTTGAGAACCCAAACTCCCTGCTGGAGCAAAGCTCGGCCCTGCTCAACCTGTGGGCCAGCAGAGAAGGCAAAAGGGCCAAGA TGGAGAGCCTGTACACTGCTCTGAAGAACATTGATCGAGCAGATATTGTAACATCTCTGGAGGGCCAGGTTCCACAGGCAGCGCCCGGCTTTTTGGAGGAGGGGGCCTGTCGACTCGGTGACCGCGACTCCACCCTGCTGTCCCCCAGTGTTCTCAATG GCCAGCAGGTGTATGCCCAGCGGTATGAGATGTCAGGAGTGAGTCGGGCTTTGGAGCACAATGGAGATAACCG cgtggtgggaggaggagcaTTTCAACCTTACTTATCAGACAAGGACTCCCTTCAGGGCTGTCTGTCATCAGGACGCGGCGGAGGCGGGCCCAGCTTGCACATGGCCCAGGAGGCTCTGTTGACTCCG accgaggagaaggaggactaTGCTGCTGAGGCGCAGTTTGTGGATCAACAAGGACGCGTGCTTGCCAGAAGG GTGGGGGTGGATGTGAGAAAGGGCGCTCAGTCAGCACAGCGCACCAGTCTGCGGAGAGTTAAACACTGA
- the ank1b gene encoding ankyrin-1 isoform X3, which translates to MAQAAKQLRKTKDLAEAAAQEQREKEEEKIKKRNRSRDRRRKADASTSFLRAARSGNLDKAHDHLKNGISINIANQNGLNGLHLASKEGHVKMVLELLHSGIELEATTKKGNTALHIAALAGQEKVVAELVNYGANVNAQSHKGFSPLYMAAQENHLEVVKFLLENGANQSLPTEDGFTPLAVALQQGHENVVALLINYGTKGKVRLPALHIAARNDDTRTAAVLLQNDPNADVLSKTGFTPLHIAAHYENMSVAQLLLNRGANVNFTPKNGITPIHIASRRGNVMMVRLLLDRGAQIDAVTKDELTPLHCAARNGHARIIEILLEHGAPIQAKTKNGLSPIHMSAQGDHMDCVRQLLQYNAEIDDITLDHLTPLHVAAHCGHHRMAKFLLDKGAKANARALNGFTPLHIACKKNHMRSMDLLLKHSASLEAVTESGLTPLHVAAFMGHLNIVKNLLQRGASPNASNVKVETPLHMASRAGHCEVAQFLLQNTAQADARAKDDQTPLHCAARMGHKELVKMLLEHKASPDSATTAGHTPLHISAREGHIHTIRILLDAGAQQTKMTKKGFTPLHVASKYGKVDVAELLLERGANPNAAGKNGLTPLHVAVHHNNLDVVRLLVSKGGSAHSTARNGYTSLHIAAKQNQIEVASCLLQNGATPNVESLQGITPLHLASQEGRPDMVALLISKQANVNLGNKSGLTPLHLVAQEGHVGIADTLVKQGASVYAASRMGYTPLHVACHYGNIKMVKFLLQQQAHVNSKTRMGYTPLHQAAQQGHTDIVTMLLKHGAHPNEITSNGTSPLGIAKRLGYISVIDVLKLVTEESVSAITTEKHRMSFPETVDEILDVSEDEGDELLGMDGARYLKLDDFKDQDDDFLSPKKSLRDFEGGLGTTPYSPAIPRIPCVSPETVLLDQHTPVPLPKEYDDDSLIPSSPATETSDNVSPVASPIHTGFLVSFMVDARGGSMRGSRHHGLRVIIPPRTCTAPTRITCRLVKPQKLTTPPPLVEGEGLASRIISLGPSSMQFLGPVIVEIPHFASLGRGDRELVVLRSENGAVWKEHRNRYGDEVLETILNGMDEDLESHDELEKKRIRRIISTDFPLYFAVVSRIQQESELIGPEGGRLTSKLVPRVEAIFPETAVTKRVRLGLQAQPIPDEMLTRHLGNQATFSPVVTIEPRRRKFHRPIGLRIPLPPSWRESPRDAGEGDTTSLRLLCSVIGGTAPAQWEDITGTTKLMYAHSCANFTTNVSARFWLADCPRTAEAVTFANLLYRELMAVPYMAKFVIFAKMNEAREGRLRCYCMTDDKMDKTLELHENFSEVARSRDIELMEGMPLHLECSGNLVPIRKATQQPRSFSFQAFRDNRLPVSVKVRDSNKEAAGFLSFLRKCTKYEETQHVLCNLNITMPPCVKVAGSEERRRTLTPLALRERYSALNEPGVATVNAMERTELKINIISEQLGLSWAELARELQFGVDDINRIRVENPNSLLEQSSALLNLWASREGKRAKMESLYTALKNIDRADIVTSLEGQVPQAAPGFLEEGACRLGDRDSTLLSPSVLNEVTDKRPPRLMHKPQVIRPPFFRRGYGLVQEELLSPASMQYSLPSPLGSEPYWQEVSSLECAPIATTEEDTLMEMSEVQVWPAGVSPSLVTVEDYSLEGSSRADDSEGATLSLPCSWGRPSSGASGASGSIMELEEEEEEEEEEEGEVEEEEAPQEAATALAEWDRVRASGAVPKVNLNGQLGGQRLDGRRGEVLAAEGGGGGAKGGGGVVGLGSVEGISVVAGQQVYAQRYEMSGVSRALEHNGDNRVVGGGAFQPYLSDKDSLQGCLSSGRGGGGPSLHMAQEALLTPTEEKEDYAAEAQFVDQQGRVLARRVGVDVRKGAQSAQRTSLRRVKH; encoded by the exons GCCGATGCATCCACCAGCTTCCTGCGTGCAGCTCGCTCAGGGAACCTGGACAAAGCACATGATCACTTGAAGAATGGGATCAGCATCAATATCGCTAATCAA AATGGTCTCAACGGATTGCACCTGGCCTCTAAAGAAGGTCACGTCAAAATGGTCCTGGAGCTACTACACTCTGGCATTGAGCTGGAAGCCACCACCAAG AAAGGCAACACGGCCCTCCATATCGCAGCACTGGCAGGGCAGGAGAAAGTGGTGGCTGAGCTCGTCAACTACGGTGCCAACGTTAATGCCCAGTCACAT AAAGGGTTCAGTCCTCTATACATGGCAGCACAGGAGAATCACTTAGAGGTGGTAAAGTTCCTGCTGGAGAACGGTGCCAATCAGAGTCTCCCAACCGAG GACGGCTTCACCCCCCTGGCAGTGGCCCTACAGCAGGGCCATGAGAATGTTGTGGCGCTGCTCATCAACTATGGCACCAAGGGCAAGGTGCGCCTCCCCGCACTGCACATAGCCGCGCGGAACGACGACACGCGCACCGCCGCGGTGCTCCTGCAGAACGATCCAAACGCTGATGTTCTCAGCAAG ACTGGTTTCACACCTCTCCATATTGCAGCCCACTATGAGAACATGAGTGTTGCCCAGCTGCTTCTAAACAGAGGAGCCAATGTAAACTTCACCCCGAAG AATGGCATCACACCCATTCATATAGCCTCCAGGAGGGGCAATGTGATGATGGTCAGACTACTGCTGGACAGAGGAGCACAAATTGATGCCGTGACTAAG GATGAGCTGACTCCTCTCCACTGTGCAGCCAGGAACGGCCATGCTCGCATCATTGAGATCCTGCTGGAACACGGTGCTCCCATTCAGGCTAAAACCAAG AACGGTCTGTCCCCCATACACATGTCAGCTCAGGGGGATCACATGGACTGTGTCAGGCAGCTACTGCAGTACAACGCAGAGATTGATGACATCACGCTGGACCATTTAACTCCTCTTCATGTAGCAGCCCACTGTGGTCACCACCGGATGGCCAAATTCCTTCTGGACAAGGGGGCCAAAGCCAATGCTCGAGCTCTg AATGGCTTCACTCCTCTCCATATTGCCTGCAAGAAGAACCACATGCGGTCCATGGACCTGCTGTTAAAGCACTCTGCTTCCCTAGAAGCTGTCACAGAG TCTGGTCTCACTCCTCTTCATGTAGCAGCATTCATGGGCCATCTGAACATAGTAAAGAACCTTCTCCAGAGAGGAGCTTCACCTAATGCTTCCAATGTG AAAGTGGAGACTCCCCTCCACATGGCCTCCAGAGCAGGACACTGTGAAGTTGCCCAATTCCTGCTGCAGAACACGGCACAAGCAGACGCTAGGGCGAAG GATGACCAGACACCTCTACACTGTGCGGCCCGCATGGGCCACAAGGAGCTCGTCAAGATGCTCCTTGAGCACAAGGCCAGCCCCGACTCGGCCACAACTGCAGGACACACGCCTTTACACATCTCTGCACGTGAAGGACATATCCACACTATTCGGATCCTGTTGGATGCTGGGGCACAGCAGACCAAGATGACGAAG AAAGGCTTCACTCCCCTACACGTGGCCTCTAAATACGGGAAGGTGGACGTGGCCGAGCTCCTTCTGGAGAGAGGAGCCAACCCTAACGCAGCTGGGAAG aaCGGTCTGACACCCCTTCATGTGGCCGTCCATCACAACAACCTGGATGTTGTTAGACTCCTGGTCAGCAAGGGAGGATCTGCACACAGCACTGCCCGA AACGGCTACACTTCCCTGCACATAGCAGCCAAGCAGAATCAGATTGAGGTGGCCAGTTGTCTTCTGCAGAACGGGGCAACACCCAATGTCGAGTCCCTCCAAGGCATCACGCCCCTGCACCTGGCCTCGCAGGAGGGGCGGCCGGACATGGTGGCCCTGCTCATCTCCAAACAGGCCAACGTTAATCTGGGAAACAAG AGCGGGTTGACCCCCCTGCATCTCGTGGCTCAGGAAGGTCATGTGGGAATCGCCGACACTTTGGTCAAACAAGGAGCCTCCGTTTATGCTGCTTCACGG ATGGGCTACACGCCCCTTCATGTGGCATGTCACTATGGCAACATCAAGATGGTGAAGTTCCTTCTGCAGCAGCAAGCCCATGTGAATAGCAAGACACGG aTGGGCTACACCCCTCTGCACCAGGCGGCTCAGCAGGGCCATACTGATATTGTCACCATGTTGTTGAAGCACGGAGCCCACCCCAATGAGATCACTTCG AATGGGACGTCTCCGCTGGGTATCGCTAAGCGCCTGGGTTACATCTCTGTCATCGACGTTCTCAAACTGGTCACCGAGGAGTCTGTCTCCGCG ATCACTACAGAGAAGCATCGGATGAGTTTCCCTGAGACAGTAGATGAGATTTTGGATGTTTCAGAGGATGAAG GGGACGAGTTGCTTGGGATGGATGGAGCACGCTATTTGAAGCTGGATGACTTCAAGGACCAGGACGATGATTTCCTCTCTCCAAAGAAATCCCTTAGAGACTTTGAGGGTGGCCTGGGTACCAC GCCTTACTCTCCTGCTATTCCCAGGATCCCTTGTGTGTCCCCGGAGACCGTACTGCTGGATCAG CACACCCCCGTCCCACTGCCTAAGGAGTATGATGACGACTCTCTCATCCCAAGCAGCCCGGCCACAGAGACGTCAGACAACGTCAGCCCAGTGGCTAGCCCTATTCACACCGG CTTCCTGGTGAGTTTCATGGTGGATGCTCGAGGAGGCTCTATGCGGGGGAGCAGACACCACGGCCTGCGAGTCATCATTCCTCCTCGCACCTGCACGGCACCGACACGCATCACCTGCCGCCTGGTCAAACCTCAGAAACTAACCACGCCTCCTCCGCTGGTGGAAGGGGAGGGGCTCGCTAGCCGAATCATCTCCTTAGGGCCATCTAGTATGCAGTTCCTTGG GCCAGTAATAGTAGAGATCCCTCACTTTGCCTCACTGGGACGAGGAGACCGAGAGCTCGTGGTTCTTCGCAGCGAAAATGGTGCAGTCTGGAAGGAACATCGCAATCGCTATGGTGACGAAGTGCTGGAAACTATTCTGAATGGCATGGATGAAG ACCTGGAGAGTCACGAcgagctggagaagaagagaatCCGCCGGATCATCTCCACCGACTTCCCCCTCTACTTTGCCGTGGTCTCCCGTATCCAGCAGGAGAGCGAACTGATCGGCCCGGAGGGCGGCCGCTTGACCAGTAAGCTGGTGCCCCGTGTGGAGGCCATCTTCCCTGAGACGGCCGTCACCAAGAGAGTGAGACTggggctgcag GCGCAGCCCATCCCTGATGAAATGCTGACTCGCCACCTTGGTAACCAGGCGACCTTCAGCCCAGTGGTCACCATCGAACCGCGGCGGCGCAAATTCCACCGCCCAATCGGGCTGCGCATCCCTTTGCCACCATCCTGGCGGGAGAGTCCTCGGGATGCTGGGGAGGGGGACACCACCAGCTTGCGCCTCCTCTGCAGTGTCATCG GTGGCACAGCACCAGCTCAGTGGGAGGACATCACTGGCACCACCAAGCTAATGTACGCCCACAGCTGTGCCAACTTCACCACCAATGTTTCTGCGAG ATTCTGGCTTGCAGACTGCCCACGCACGGCAGAGGCAGTGACCTTTGCCAATTTGCTGTACCGGGAGCTGATGGCTGTTCCATACATGGCCaagtttgttatttttgctAAGATGAATGAAGCACGAGAGGGACGCTTGCGTTGTTACTGCATGACAGATGACAAGATGGACAAAACACTGGAGCTGCATGAAAACTTCAGCGAAGTGGCCCGCAGTCGAGACATTGAG CTGATGGAGGGCATGCCGCTGCACCTCGAGTGTTCGGGGAACCTCGTGCCCATCAGGAAGGCCACCCAGCAGCCTCGCAGCTTCAGCTTCCAGGCCTTCAGAGACAACCGGCTGCCTGTCTCTGTCAAG GTCAGGGATAGTAACAAGGAGGCTGCTGGGTTTTTGTCCTTTCTGCGGAAGTGCACCAAGTACGAGGAAACACAGCACGTACTGTGTAACCTAAACATAACCATGCCACCCTGTGTCAAG GTTGCTGGAAGCGAGGAGCGCAGGCGAACCTTAACCCCCCTCGCCCTGAGGGAACGCTACAGTGCCCTGAACGAGCCGGGTGTGG CCACAGTGAACGCCATGGAGAGGACTGAGCTCAAGATCAACATCATATCTGAACAGCTCGGTTTGAGCTGGGCAG AGTTGGCACGTGAGCTTCAGTTCGGCGTGGACGACATCAACAGGATTCGTGTTGAGAACCCAAACTCCCTGCTGGAGCAAAGCTCGGCCCTGCTCAACCTGTGGGCCAGCAGAGAAGGCAAAAGGGCCAAGA TGGAGAGCCTGTACACTGCTCTGAAGAACATTGATCGAGCAGATATTGTAACATCTCTGGAGGGCCAGGTTCCACAGGCAGCGCCCGGCTTTTTGGAGGAGGGGGCCTGTCGACTCGGTGACCGCGACTCCACCCTGCTGTCCCCCAGTGTTCTCAATG AGGTCACGGACAAAAGGCCACCGCGCCTAATGCACAAGCCTCAAGTTATTAGACCCCCGTTTTTCAGAAGGG GTTATGGGctggtgcaggaggagctgctgtccCCGGCCTCCATGCAGTACAGCTTGCCCTCCCCGCTGGGCTCAGAGCCCTACTGGCAGGAAGTGTCCAGCCTCGAGTGTGCCCCGATCGCCACCACCGAGGAAGACACATTAATGGAGATGTCGGAGGTGCAGGTGTGGCCCGCAGGGGTCAGCCCCTCGTTGGTCACGGTGGAGGACTACTCGCTAGAGGGCAGCAGTCGGGCCGACGACTCGGAGGGCGCCACGCTCTCCCTTCCCTGCAGCTGGGGTCGCCCGAGCAGTGGAGCCAGCGGGGCCAGTGGCTCCATCatggagctggaagaggaggaggaggaggaggaggaggaggaaggggaggttgaggaggaggaggcgccaCAGGAGGCAGCCACTGCGCTGGCCGAATGGGACAGGGTCAGGGCCAGTGGTGCCGTACCCAAGGTCAACCTAAATGGCCAGCTGGGAGGTCAGAGGTTggatgggaggagaggggaggtccttgcagcagaaggaggaggaggaggagcaaaagGGGGAGGTGGAGTTGTAGGGTTGGGTTCAGTGGAAGGGATTTCTGTTGTTGCAGGCCAGCAGGTGTATGCCCAGCGGTATGAGATGTCAGGAGTGAGTCGGGCTTTGGAGCACAATGGAGATAACCG cgtggtgggaggaggagcaTTTCAACCTTACTTATCAGACAAGGACTCCCTTCAGGGCTGTCTGTCATCAGGACGCGGCGGAGGCGGGCCCAGCTTGCACATGGCCCAGGAGGCTCTGTTGACTCCG accgaggagaaggaggactaTGCTGCTGAGGCGCAGTTTGTGGATCAACAAGGACGCGTGCTTGCCAGAAGG GTGGGGGTGGATGTGAGAAAGGGCGCTCAGTCAGCACAGCGCACCAGTCTGCGGAGAGTTAAACACTGA